In the genome of Ignavibacteriales bacterium, one region contains:
- a CDS encoding T9SS type A sorting domain-containing protein — MRMKVILGIILFSTITNAQWIQQNSGTTLNLNDVSFLTDQIGFVTGDFSSFLRTTNYGEDWLNLSFSAYSLSRVFRVNQNQLFIVGYNYNQGVTNIYKSTNNGIDWVNQLGIPFEWAYDMAYNGPEYGIVTGGLTVVTTNGGTNWQQILGMPLGTFYGVSYPLPDRIIIVGQNGSIYRSTDYGFTWQQRTSNTTAQLNDVSIISTGTGFAVGNQGTILKTINTGSTWSVLSSGVNTKLNGVHTIDSFNAFIVGDNGLILRTTNSGSNWVIQQSGINSTLNAVLFIDTLRGWIVGNSGIILSTNNSGLPVEILSFNAEATGKGNILFWITATETNNRGFDVEKRIVGSRQYLLGNDDWRSIGFVEGKGTTTEAQSYSYIDEKVIAGKYQYRLKQIDFDGSYEYSNVVEVEVNLITEFVLEQNYPNPFNPTTKIGFSIPTVTLRQAQSDTRVTLKVFDVLGNEVATLVDEYREAGKYEIEFDAGNLSSGVYYYQLKAGSFTQIRKMILIK, encoded by the coding sequence ATGAGAATGAAGGTAATATTGGGCATTATTCTATTTTCAACAATTACTAATGCCCAATGGATACAACAAAACAGTGGAACAACACTCAATCTAAATGATGTTTCATTTTTAACTGATCAGATTGGTTTCGTTACAGGGGACTTTAGTTCTTTTCTTAGAACTACTAATTATGGCGAGGATTGGCTTAACCTTTCATTCTCGGCTTATAGTTTATCAAGAGTTTTCAGGGTGAATCAAAATCAATTGTTTATAGTTGGATATAATTATAATCAAGGTGTCACCAACATTTATAAATCAACAAATAATGGAATTGACTGGGTTAATCAATTAGGAATACCCTTTGAATGGGCTTATGATATGGCTTACAATGGTCCCGAATATGGAATCGTTACCGGTGGTTTAACAGTTGTGACAACAAATGGAGGAACTAATTGGCAGCAAATTCTGGGGATGCCTCTGGGGACTTTTTATGGTGTCTCCTATCCTTTACCTGATCGGATAATTATAGTTGGACAAAATGGTAGTATATATAGAAGCACCGATTATGGATTTACCTGGCAACAAAGGACAAGTAATACAACTGCACAATTAAATGATGTAAGCATTATTTCAACCGGAACCGGATTTGCTGTCGGTAACCAGGGAACAATATTAAAAACAATAAATACTGGTTCAACCTGGTCAGTATTATCGAGTGGTGTGAATACAAAATTAAATGGAGTACATACAATTGATTCATTCAACGCATTTATTGTTGGCGATAATGGATTAATTTTAAGAACAACAAATTCCGGCAGCAATTGGGTGATTCAACAAAGCGGAATAAATTCTACTCTTAATGCAGTGCTGTTTATTGATACTCTTCGGGGATGGATAGTTGGTAATAGTGGTATTATACTTTCTACTAATAATTCAGGACTGCCAGTAGAGATCTTAAGTTTTAATGCAGAAGCAACTGGCAAAGGAAATATTCTGTTTTGGATAACAGCAACCGAAACAAACAACCGGGGATTTGATGTAGAGAAGAGAATAGTAGGCAGTAGGCAATATTTATTAGGCAATGATGATTGGCGTTCGATAGGATTTGTTGAAGGGAAAGGAACAACAACAGAAGCACAATCATATTCTTATATAGACGAAAAAGTGATAGCAGGCAAGTATCAATACAGATTAAAACAGATAGATTTTGATGGAAGTTATGAGTATTCAAATGTAGTTGAAGTTGAAGTAAATCTTATAACAGAATTTGTACTAGAGCAGAATTATCCAAATCCATTTAACCCGACAACAAAGATTGGATTTTCAATTCCAACAGTCACTCTTCGACAGGCTCAGAGTGACACGAGGGTGACATTAAAAGTGTTTGATGTATTGGGAAATGAAGTTGCCACATTAGTAGATGAATATAGAGAAGCAGGAAAATATGAGATAGAGTTTGATGCAGGTAACCTTTCAAGCGGAGTTTACTACTATCAATTGAAGGCAGGAAGTTTTACACAAATCCGGAAAATGATTCTGATAAAATAA
- a CDS encoding T9SS type A sorting domain-containing protein, producing MNFDKFRINIYHIIIIFVLITSILFSQNKWERLSSISGGNVRAILIQDDGNIFIGTDYGGLYRFSKNIDAWVLVNDSLKNNNIRFIGEDFIGSLYLASWGTGGLIRSSNEGSSWHSTSITSSIYCFKKDNLNQQLISGSNGIVYISTDNGVNWAIDTVTKSTDYILSIDVDENGIVYASSSDGIFKRISKNNWNRIDQSFENSYVPRLRIHNNILYCVVRVGSNNNIIYKSTDYGQSWNLLYRFAMLNQTNYIEEIEFDSSGNMYAGLSYNGIYKSPNGGQGFSKLTNFIFMSVNFIKFEALNNTLYVGTDGGGFFYSNDQGNSWHSNNTNIHNVRISDIAVGKEDQIFIGSIWYQGLIHSSNNYGVSWSGTNIGAADWGDLNGLQTDKLGNVYVAVNNRVYKYNFGQKQFDPIQYFEGLNNISTDGKESIYIITDYKMYQLTNSGTVLRELVSKPFSNSIYGKTYSDSEGRLFLAYHQNVNGNLKTMCFMSPDTGRTWGQLLELEHTSIEGIVIDSSDNIYMACSNFTGLLKSTDHGQTWSEIIQYSVYDILIDSLNNIYITTGYDIRKSSNGGTSWQTLTHFSDQKFYTKLAITQRGNLIASVDHDGLYKYLDVSYPVVIKDLQCILSDNLVTLSWSTEDDCKNLGFEVERLKDSSNWSTIAFVSGNQNDSAIFKHYSISDTLNFEGNYSYRLKQISTDSRISYSEKIETQYIIQVFSFELKQNFPNPFNSSTIIKYVVETESKIELTVYDLLGRLVKILVRESQKPGNYEVNFDGKDLATGVYFYNLRYGNYQATKKMLMIK from the coding sequence ATGAATTTCGATAAATTCAGAATCAATATTTACCATATAATCATAATATTTGTACTAATTACTTCTATTTTATTCTCACAGAATAAATGGGAAAGATTAAGTAGTATTTCCGGCGGTAATGTTCGAGCAATCTTAATTCAGGATGACGGTAATATATTTATCGGAACTGACTATGGGGGGTTATATAGGTTTAGTAAAAACATAGACGCGTGGGTTCTAGTAAATGACTCATTGAAAAATAATAATATAAGATTCATTGGTGAAGATTTTATCGGGAGCCTATATCTAGCTTCATGGGGTACAGGGGGTTTAATCAGATCATCAAATGAGGGGTCATCTTGGCATTCCACTAGCATTACGAGTAGCATATATTGTTTTAAAAAAGATAACTTAAACCAACAACTTATCTCTGGATCAAACGGAATTGTCTATATATCCACGGATAACGGAGTAAACTGGGCTATAGATACTGTCACAAAATCAACCGATTATATTTTGTCAATTGATGTTGATGAAAATGGAATAGTTTACGCTTCATCATCGGATGGAATTTTTAAACGGATATCAAAAAATAATTGGAATAGGATAGATCAATCCTTTGAAAATTCATATGTGCCGAGATTACGTATTCATAATAATATTTTATACTGCGTTGTCCGGGTTGGTTCTAATAATAACATAATTTACAAAAGCACTGATTATGGTCAATCATGGAATCTACTTTATCGATTCGCTATGTTGAATCAGACTAATTATATCGAAGAGATAGAATTTGATTCATCTGGGAATATGTATGCTGGACTTTCTTACAATGGAATTTATAAATCTCCTAATGGTGGTCAGGGGTTTAGTAAACTGACAAATTTTATTTTTATGTCTGTCAACTTTATCAAATTTGAAGCATTGAATAATACACTTTATGTAGGAACAGATGGTGGAGGATTCTTTTATTCAAATGATCAAGGAAACTCCTGGCATTCTAACAACACGAACATTCATAATGTGAGGATTTCTGATATTGCAGTTGGAAAGGAAGATCAGATTTTTATTGGCAGTATCTGGTATCAGGGATTAATCCATAGTTCAAATAATTATGGAGTATCCTGGAGCGGTACGAATATTGGAGCAGCAGATTGGGGTGATCTTAATGGATTGCAGACTGATAAATTAGGAAATGTTTACGTTGCCGTGAATAATAGAGTGTACAAATACAACTTCGGGCAAAAACAGTTTGACCCTATTCAGTATTTTGAAGGATTAAATAACATCTCAACCGACGGCAAAGAATCAATCTACATAATTACGGACTACAAAATGTATCAATTAACAAACTCTGGGACAGTCCTGAGAGAATTAGTGTCTAAACCATTTAGCAACTCAATCTATGGTAAAACTTACTCTGATTCTGAGGGAAGACTTTTTTTAGCTTATCATCAGAATGTAAATGGCAATTTAAAAACCATGTGTTTTATGAGCCCTGATACAGGAAGAACCTGGGGTCAATTATTGGAGCTTGAACATACATCGATTGAAGGAATTGTTATAGATTCTAGCGATAATATTTACATGGCATGTTCAAATTTTACGGGTTTATTAAAGTCAACCGATCATGGTCAAACCTGGTCAGAAATAATTCAATATTCCGTATATGATATTCTAATCGACTCATTAAATAATATTTATATTACGACAGGTTATGATATTCGTAAAAGTTCAAATGGTGGCACATCCTGGCAAACACTCACGCATTTTTCGGATCAAAAATTTTATACGAAACTGGCGATTACGCAACGAGGGAATTTAATCGCTAGTGTTGATCATGATGGTTTGTACAAGTATCTTGATGTGAGTTATCCGGTTGTCATTAAAGATTTACAATGTATTTTGTCAGATAATCTCGTGACCCTTTCCTGGTCTACTGAGGATGACTGTAAAAATCTTGGATTCGAGGTTGAGAGATTAAAAGATAGTTCAAACTGGTCAACTATAGCATTTGTATCTGGGAATCAAAATGATTCTGCAATTTTTAAACATTATTCGATTTCAGATACATTAAATTTTGAAGGCAATTATTCATATCGTTTAAAACAAATTTCAACTGATAGTCGAATTAGTTATAGTGAAAAGATCGAAACCCAGTATATTATCCAGGTTTTCAGTTTTGAGTTAAAACAAAACTTTCCAAATCCTTTTAATTCGTCAACCATAATAAAATATGTTGTTGAGACCGAATCAAAAATTGAATTAACTGTCTATGATCTACTGGGTCGATTAGTGAAAATTCTTGTTCGGGAAAGCCAAAAGCCAGGGAATTATGAAGTAAATTTTGATGGCAAAGATCTGGCGACAGGAGTATACTTTTATAATTTGAGATATGGAAATTATCAAGCAACTAAAAAAATGTTGATGATTAAATGA
- a CDS encoding glycosyltransferase family 39 protein, with translation MTKKNKLILLISAFAFIKLLIHLYTNAFAGYGIFRDELYYLSCASRPDIGYVDQPPFSIWVLTVTKSIIGDSVFAIRLIPALISAILVFITGLITKRFGGQAVAISIACTAVILSPIVLGMNSIYSMNTFDHLFWGLGFYFMLKLVDENKQIDWIILGVIMGIALLNKIGFLWFAAGLFISILLTKDRVKLKTFSPWLAAITALIIFSPFVIWNFLNDFAHIEFIRNASLNKYSGLTPVDFILGQILLQNPYSILIWLPGLYYLFFHPAGKKYKAAGIIYLTAFIILVINWHSKAEYLAAAYPVLFAAGGVFWEKLEIKKNIMWIRYALLIPLILSGLLTLPLALPILSVETYIKYADAIGMSPSSPESKELAELPQFYADMFGWEDLAKSISEVYESLPVEDKNDVVVFAPNYGVAGAVEYFSKKYLLPEVISPHNNFWIWGYGDRIANTIIVVGGNEIDHYSSCAEVYLAKIHQTKYAMPYENNRKIFVCKGLFVPPQKIWEREKNFE, from the coding sequence ATGACCAAAAAAAATAAACTAATACTGCTTATCTCAGCCTTCGCATTTATAAAACTTCTCATTCATCTTTACACAAATGCATTTGCAGGTTACGGAATTTTCAGGGACGAACTTTATTATCTTTCCTGTGCATCAAGACCCGACATCGGATATGTTGACCAACCACCCTTTTCAATCTGGGTACTAACAGTAACAAAATCTATTATCGGTGATTCTGTTTTTGCAATAAGATTAATTCCCGCATTGATCTCCGCGATTCTTGTATTCATCACCGGATTAATTACAAAGCGATTTGGTGGACAAGCCGTTGCGATTTCTATTGCATGTACAGCAGTAATCTTATCCCCGATCGTGCTTGGTATGAATAGCATTTATTCAATGAATACTTTCGATCACCTGTTCTGGGGATTAGGTTTTTATTTTATGTTGAAATTAGTCGATGAGAATAAACAGATAGATTGGATCATTCTCGGGGTAATAATGGGGATAGCCCTTCTCAACAAGATCGGGTTCCTCTGGTTTGCTGCCGGGTTATTTATATCAATATTACTGACTAAAGATAGGGTCAAATTAAAAACATTCTCGCCCTGGCTTGCAGCTATTACAGCATTGATAATTTTTTCACCTTTTGTAATCTGGAATTTCCTGAACGATTTTGCTCACATTGAATTTATCCGTAACGCATCACTGAACAAATATTCTGGTTTAACCCCTGTTGATTTTATACTTGGACAAATACTTCTTCAAAATCCATATTCAATTTTAATCTGGCTGCCCGGATTATATTACCTGTTCTTTCATCCCGCCGGTAAAAAATATAAAGCCGCAGGAATTATTTATCTTACTGCATTCATCATACTTGTGATTAACTGGCATAGTAAAGCTGAATACCTTGCTGCCGCGTACCCGGTTCTGTTTGCAGCGGGAGGAGTGTTTTGGGAAAAGTTAGAAATCAAAAAAAATATTATGTGGATACGATACGCATTACTTATCCCGCTTATTCTATCAGGACTATTAACATTGCCGCTTGCACTTCCAATCCTGTCGGTTGAAACATATATTAAATATGCTGATGCTATAGGAATGTCACCCTCATCACCGGAAAGTAAAGAGCTTGCAGAGCTTCCACAATTTTATGCTGATATGTTTGGCTGGGAAGATCTTGCTAAAAGTATTTCAGAGGTTTATGAATCCTTACCTGTAGAAGATAAAAATGATGTGGTAGTATTCGCTCCTAATTATGGTGTTGCGGGAGCGGTAGAATATTTCAGTAAAAAATATTTATTGCCTGAAGTTATCTCTCCACACAATAACTTTTGGATCTGGGGCTACGGAGATAGAATAGCAAATACAATCATTGTGGTAGGTGGAAACGAAATCGATCACTACAGTTCATGTGCGGAAGTTTATCTGGCAAAAATCCATCAGACCAAATATGCTATGCCGTATGAGAACAACAGAAAAATTTTTGTTTGTAAAGGATTGTTCGTTCCGCCTCAAAAGATTTGGGAACGGGAAAAGAATTTTGAATGA
- a CDS encoding asparaginase, with translation MKKILIVFTGGTFSMMIDESTGGAVPRYSGEELLEKIPDAKNLAELVCYDFGKYPGPHMTPELMFELSTKIKELIATDKYDGVIVTHGTDTLEETAYLLDLTIRTEIPIVVIGSMKNSSEPDWDGPRNLLDAIHICLEKNCRNIGVLVCLNGEINAASEVTKTYTDEVDTFHSLDFGALGFVQNGKVWLNRLPRLLETISTNKIETNVDLLTVYAGMNEKFFKYSADSGVKGIVVEALGVGNVPPASFDGIKYAVNMGIPVVLVSRCPAGETEDVYSYPGAGKHLHNIGVIFSDFLNGQKARIKLMLALGLTHNNDELKKMFER, from the coding sequence ATGAAAAAAATATTAATAGTTTTTACTGGCGGAACTTTTTCTATGATGATAGATGAATCGACTGGTGGGGCAGTGCCCAGATATTCAGGCGAGGAACTTCTTGAAAAAATTCCTGATGCAAAAAACCTTGCAGAGCTTGTGTGTTATGACTTTGGTAAATATCCCGGTCCGCATATGACTCCGGAGTTGATGTTTGAGCTTTCAACCAAAATAAAAGAATTAATTGCAACTGATAAATATGATGGTGTAATTGTAACACATGGCACAGACACTCTTGAGGAAACCGCATATCTACTTGACCTTACTATCAGAACAGAAATACCAATCGTAGTCATCGGTTCAATGAAAAACAGTTCGGAGCCTGACTGGGACGGTCCCAGAAATCTTCTTGATGCAATTCATATTTGTCTTGAAAAAAATTGCAGGAACATTGGTGTACTTGTTTGTCTTAACGGGGAAATAAACGCCGCGAGTGAAGTGACCAAAACTTATACCGATGAAGTCGATACTTTTCATTCACTTGATTTTGGAGCGCTTGGTTTTGTTCAAAACGGAAAAGTATGGTTAAACCGTTTACCGCGTTTGCTCGAAACTATCAGCACAAATAAAATAGAAACTAATGTTGATTTACTTACAGTCTATGCGGGAATGAATGAAAAATTTTTTAAATACTCAGCGGACAGCGGTGTAAAAGGAATAGTTGTTGAAGCTCTTGGTGTCGGTAATGTTCCCCCTGCTTCCTTTGATGGAATTAAGTACGCGGTGAATATGGGAATTCCTGTTGTATTAGTTTCGCGCTGCCCTGCCGGTGAAACAGAAGATGTGTACAGTTATCCCGGTGCAGGCAAACATCTTCATAACATCGGTGTCATCTTTTCAGATTTTCTTAACGGACAAAAGGCAAGAATAAAACTTATGCTTGCTCTCGGACTAACACATAATAATGATGAATTGAAAAAAATGTTTGAGAGATAA
- a CDS encoding glutamate racemase, which yields MEKEKPIGVFDSGIGGLTVVKRIASSLPEENVVYFGDTARVPYGSKSNSTVIEYSLQDAQFLINKNVKAIVVACNTASSIALNELRNHFDVPVIGMIEPGAQLAVRESKNGRIGVIGTRATISNEAYSNQIKKINPGLTVIEKACPLFVPLAEEGWIDHQATYEIAEEYLKELREFGIDTLVLGCTHYPILAGVIQKVIGEKVTLIDSGVAAAEVIKEELDRTDLHTNKFAMGNYDFYVSDIPTKFREVAELFLGKPVNDVHKVELEALID from the coding sequence ATGGAAAAAGAAAAACCCATAGGTGTATTTGATTCAGGTATAGGAGGTTTGACCGTTGTTAAACGTATAGCATCATCGTTGCCGGAAGAAAACGTAGTTTACTTTGGTGATACTGCCCGAGTGCCTTACGGTTCAAAATCAAATTCAACTGTAATAGAATACTCACTTCAGGATGCTCAATTTTTAATTAATAAAAATGTTAAAGCAATTGTTGTTGCATGCAATACAGCCTCCTCAATAGCTCTTAATGAATTAAGAAATCATTTTGATGTGCCGGTAATCGGTATGATTGAACCCGGTGCTCAACTCGCAGTGAGGGAAAGTAAAAATGGCAGAATCGGAGTGATTGGTACACGAGCAACAATTTCCAATGAGGCTTATTCGAATCAGATAAAAAAAATAAATCCCGGTCTAACAGTCATTGAAAAAGCCTGCCCATTGTTTGTTCCACTAGCAGAGGAAGGGTGGATAGATCATCAGGCAACGTATGAAATTGCTGAGGAATATTTGAAAGAGCTGCGTGAGTTTGGGATTGATACATTGGTACTTGGCTGTACACATTACCCCATACTTGCTGGTGTTATTCAAAAAGTCATTGGTGAAAAAGTAACTTTGATTGATTCGGGAGTAGCAGCAGCAGAAGTGATCAAGGAGGAACTTGACAGAACCGATCTGCATACTAACAAATTTGCTATGGGTAATTACGATTTTTACGTAAGCGATATCCCCACAAAATTCCGCGAAGTTGCTGAATTATTTCTTGGCAAACCCGTGAATGACGTTCACAAAGTAGAACTGGAGGCATTGATAGATTGA
- a CDS encoding methyl-accepting chemotaxis protein encodes MRSWIKNLPVRQKLLYAFIVVMLFVVFVAGAGLRNASSGNEHLSEFDQKFLPKLDLLLQIDRDLQQALVAQRTLMFTQSGTAKFDELIADNEENTMQAKDRWQKFKDIELEGIDEALLKEHETDREEWIKHSQKIISLLSSGVPENREKAISISFNESAESFEKARDVIDKLTEIIEGILAAEYDESQENYSSAKMLMIIITIIALLLSVTSAISISNSISKPLTQAVNMMKDLKKGYIRSRIDYSNKNEIGVLAESMNSFGEILHSFTETMYKVSAGDFSTEIKKLDDADEITPALNKILETLRDVKKETESLTKAAIDGRLDTRGNEVKFSGGYSEIIKGINNTLDEMIKPVKEGSAVLEKMAAGDLKARVKGEYNGDHQIIKNSINQLGNSLGALISDVVESVQATASASVQISSSTEEMAAGSQEQSTQAAEIAGAVEEMTATILETSRNASKAAVNAKSSRDIAESGRLVINETVDGINRISEVVSKAAGTVKELGKSSNQIGEIIQVIDDIADQTNLLALNAAIEAARAGEQGRGFAVVADEVRKLAERTTKATKEIALMIKQIQKDTNDAVASMDAGTSEVDKGKTLAGKAGDSMQGIIKGINELVEIVEQVAAASNQQSVTAEQISKNTEAISTVTHESANGVQQIAATAGDLSKLTERLQNVVNKFSVDLNSKDSGYYVRSNGKLMR; translated from the coding sequence ATGAGATCCTGGATTAAGAACTTACCCGTTAGACAAAAGCTTTTATACGCTTTTATTGTCGTTATGTTATTTGTTGTATTTGTTGCTGGTGCCGGGCTGCGTAATGCTTCATCGGGGAATGAACATCTTAGTGAATTTGATCAAAAATTTCTGCCCAAGCTTGATTTGTTATTGCAAATAGACAGAGACCTGCAGCAGGCTCTTGTGGCGCAGCGTACATTAATGTTTACACAATCCGGAACTGCAAAGTTTGATGAGCTGATTGCCGATAATGAAGAAAATACCATGCAGGCAAAAGACAGATGGCAGAAGTTTAAGGATATTGAACTTGAGGGTATAGATGAAGCTTTACTTAAAGAGCATGAAACCGACAGGGAAGAATGGATAAAGCATTCTCAAAAAATTATATCACTGTTGAGCAGCGGCGTACCCGAGAACCGGGAAAAAGCAATCAGTATTTCATTTAATGAATCAGCAGAGTCGTTTGAAAAAGCACGTGATGTTATTGATAAGCTTACAGAAATTATAGAAGGCATTCTTGCTGCTGAGTATGATGAGAGTCAGGAGAACTATTCTTCAGCAAAAATGTTAATGATAATCATTACAATTATTGCTTTACTGCTTTCAGTGACTTCCGCAATAAGCATTTCAAATTCCATAAGCAAACCTTTGACACAGGCTGTGAATATGATGAAAGACCTGAAGAAAGGATATATCAGGAGCCGGATAGACTACAGTAATAAAAATGAAATTGGTGTACTTGCGGAATCGATGAATTCATTCGGCGAAATCCTTCATTCATTTACCGAAACAATGTATAAAGTTTCAGCCGGAGATTTTTCAACCGAAATTAAAAAACTTGATGATGCCGACGAAATAACACCGGCATTAAATAAAATTCTTGAAACTCTTCGTGATGTAAAGAAAGAAACTGAAAGTCTTACAAAAGCAGCAATTGACGGGCGACTTGATACGCGCGGGAATGAAGTTAAGTTTTCGGGAGGCTATTCAGAAATCATAAAAGGTATTAATAACACTCTTGATGAGATGATTAAACCTGTGAAAGAGGGTTCTGCTGTACTTGAAAAAATGGCTGCAGGTGATCTTAAAGCAAGAGTGAAAGGTGAATACAATGGCGATCACCAGATTATTAAAAACAGTATTAATCAATTAGGTAATTCTCTGGGCGCACTAATAAGTGATGTTGTAGAATCTGTCCAGGCAACAGCCAGCGCGAGTGTGCAGATTTCTTCCAGCACAGAAGAAATGGCTGCCGGTTCACAGGAACAATCAACGCAGGCAGCGGAAATTGCCGGGGCTGTTGAAGAAATGACTGCGACAATTTTGGAAACATCTCGCAACGCATCTAAAGCTGCGGTCAATGCAAAATCAAGCAGAGATATTGCTGAATCCGGAAGACTGGTTATCAATGAAACAGTCGACGGAATAAACAGGATTTCAGAAGTTGTGAGTAAAGCTGCAGGCACTGTAAAAGAATTGGGCAAAAGCAGTAATCAAATCGGTGAAATTATTCAGGTAATAGATGATATAGCAGATCAAACTAATTTGCTTGCACTTAATGCAGCGATTGAAGCAGCGCGTGCAGGTGAGCAGGGGAGAGGTTTTGCCGTGGTTGCTGATGAAGTAAGGAAACTTGCTGAGCGTACAACTAAAGCAACAAAAGAAATAGCCCTGATGATCAAGCAGATTCAAAAAGATACAAATGATGCCGTAGCTTCAATGGATGCGGGTACATCTGAAGTTGATAAAGGAAAAACACTTGCCGGTAAAGCGGGTGATTCAATGCAGGGTATAATTAAAGGTATTAATGAACTGGTTGAAATTGTTGAACAGGTTGCAGCAGCAAGTAACCAGCAATCAGTAACAGCAGAACAGATCAGCAAAAATACCGAAGCAATAAGTACCGTTACACATGAATCAGCTAATGGTGTTCAGCAAATAGCTGCTACTGCAGGTGATCTTAGCAAGCTTACTGAAAGATTACAGAACGTTGTAAATAAATTTAGTGTGGATTTAAATTCCAAAGATTCCGGTTACTATGTCCGATCAAACGGGAAACTGATGAGGTAA